One segment of Purpureocillium takamizusanense chromosome 7, complete sequence DNA contains the following:
- the PIK1 gene encoding 1-phosphatidylinositol 4-kinase (EggNog:ENOG503NTYJ~COG:G), translating into MAISRPASPIGANRDRLTFAQTFWLFQTYLHDLSSNPQAGAFQTCRRVYNKVQHIVFGLADTARHGKITENVLPVTVLSSFVLASVALPMIPQWAGPLAVAQARKPRPLGHETATEANDAPKPTRAQTVTAATSRSRRAKEVRKSSAPDVKGNASDTHLAAPRSSARHSTSPAPRSKTPTTDSKRPSALELKSLDARLSSASLPLPSPRPTTRPTTPVSAGISQRQREGSLNRRHSHHHKAIISVDDMPRIQKTRMLRSHYFRSQTQFLTALEGISNRLVIVPKAARMSALRAELALIARDLPAEIDIPVICPPTLVNGSPGKSRHHRIVRLNPAEATVLNSAEKVPYLMMVEVLRDDFTFDPDTPDNQRLLTTLAGGNGTSRRLFDLSSETPRLTHAVRTPPPEPVIDSVFEPTSGDLGSSALLTGEEESPTKYPARHHQPQSGQRLSSGATTSSTTLDAATPRTSGASRSRSSSPGGRRKMTLTLPRNAAADQPDFSALATHMRTASQMLAQLDATSGKRPKHEVAAIRAKIIASMQSLEEQSFEVDEHGPTFDTIIAKTNTGGVTPTDNPDLDADAPIDAALNASAGRERMENDIKTGGVQRRGDRDDPSAAVFGEAWEAKKERIRKSSPYGWMKNWDLVSVIVKTGADLRQEAFACQLIDVCHKIWVDAGVNVWVKRMRILVTGESSGLIETITNGVSLHSLKRSLTLASVESGQNPRQRIATLKDHFLKAFGQPDSKPYRAGVDAFKRSLAAYSIISYILQLKDRHNGNVLIDSEGHIIHIDFGFMLSNSPGSVGFEAAPFKLTHEYVDVLGGLGSPDYDDYKKMCKQAFQALRRSADNIIDLVAMMGRDSKMPCFAVGVSHATNTLRQRFQLHLSADEAEQFVETDLIAKSFGSYYTRLYDTFQYRTQGIY; encoded by the exons ATGGCGATATCTCGCCCCGCGTCGCCCATTGGCGCCAACAGGGACCGACTGACCTTTGCACAGACATTCTGGCTCTTCCAGACTTACCTCCACGACCTTTCCTCGAACCCCCAAGCTGGCGCTTTCCAGACTTGTCGCCGAGTATACAACAAAGTTCAGCATATTGTGTTTGGCTTGGCGGATACTGCGCGTCACGGAAAAATCACGGAGAATGTCCTTCCGGTGACGGTTCTGTCCAGCTTCGTCCTCGCTAGTGTCGCGCTGCCAATGATACCGCAATGGGCTGGTCCTCTGGCGGTCGCGCAGGCCCGAAAACCGCGGCCTCTCGGGCACGAGACGGCCACGGAAGCCAACGATGCCCCGAAGCCCACGCGGGCCCAGAccgtgacggcggccacgtcgaggTCCAGGCGGGCCAAGGAAGTCCGCAAGTCCAGCGCACCGGACGTCAAGGGAAACGCGTCCGACACGCACCTGGCtgcgccgcgcagctcggcTCGCCActccacgtcgccggcgccgaggtccaAGACGCCAACGACGGACTCAAAGAGGCCATCCGCTCTGGAACTGAAGTCTCTCGATGCTCGACTGAGCTCCGCGTCCCTTCCGCTACCGTCTCCGAGGCCCACGACGAGACCCACGACTCCCGTGTCGGCTGGCATTTCCCAACGGCAACGCGAGGGTAGTCtcaaccgccgccactcgCACCACCATAAGGCAATCATCAGTGTGGACGACATGCCCCGAATAcagaagacgaggatgctGAGATCACACTACTTCAGATCTCAGACCCAGTTCCTCACGGCCTTGGAAGGCATCTCGAACCGCCTTGTCATTGTCCCCAAGGCTGCTCGGATGAGTGCTCTGCGCGCTGAACTGGCGCTCATCGCTCGCGACCTGCCCGCAGAAATCGATATCCCTGTGATATGTCCGCCAACCCTGGTAAACGGGTCGCCTGGAAAGAGCCGCCACCACAGGATCGTGCGGTTGAATCCAGCGGAAGCAACCGTCCTCAACAGCGCTGAAAAGGTGCCGTATCTCATGATGGTGGAGGTGCTGCGAGACGACTTTACTTTCGATCCCGACACCCCTGACAACCAGCGGCTGCTCACCACGCTGGCAGGCGGCAACGGGACATCTCGCCGTCTCTTCGACCTGTCATCAGAAACACCAAGGCTGACACACGCAGtacgcacgccgccgcccgaacCGGTCATCGACAGCGTGTTTGAGCCCACGTCGGGCGACTTGGGCAGTTCCGCTCTTCTTACTGGTGAAGAAGAGTCCCCGACCAAGTATCCTGCAAGGCACCACCAGCCACAGAGCGGCCAGCGACTGTCCAGTGGAGCTActacctcgtcgacaacgtTAGATGCGGCTACCCCTAGAACGTCTGGAGCTTCGCGATCCAGGTCAAGTAGCCCTGGTGGCCGTCGGAAGATGACTTTGACGCTCCCTCGCAACGCAGCTGCCGATCAGCCAGACTTTTCGGCATTGGCCACGCACATGAGGACCGCCTCCCAGATGCTGGCACAGCTCGACGCCACTAGTGGCAAGCGACCGAAGCACGAGGTGGCTGCCATCCGCGCCAAGATTATCGCCAGCATGCAGAGCCTGGAGGAGCAGAGCttcgaggtggacgagcaCGGCCCAACGTTTGACACGATCATCGCCAAGACCAACACGGGGGGCGTAACACCAACCGACAACCCGGACCTCGACGCGGATGCTCCCATCGACGCTGCGCTCAACGCCAGCGCGGGTCGGGAGAGAATGGAGAACGATATCAAGACAGGTGGTGTGCAACGACGCGGCGACCGGGATGACCCTAGCGCAGCCGTCTTTGGAGAGGCGTgggaggccaagaaggagcgcATACGCAAGTCCTCACCGTACGGCTGGATGAAGAACTGGGATCTTGTCAGCGTGATCgtcaagacgggcgcggACTTGCGGCAAGAGGCCTTTGCCTGCCAGCTCATTGACGTCTGTCACAAGATCTGGGTCGACGCGGGCGTTAACGTATGGGTCAAGCGGATGCGCATCCTGGTGACTGGTGAGTCGTCTGGCCTCATCGAGACCATTACCAACGGCGTCTCGCTCCATTCGCTCAAGCGCAGCCTGACGCTGGCCTCGGTGGAGTCGGGTCAGAATCCGCGGCAGCGCATCGCCACGCTCAAGGATCACTTCCTCAAGGCTTTTGGTCAGCCCGACAGCAAGCCGTATCGTGCCGGTGTCGACGCGTTCAAGCGATCGCTGGCTGCGTACAGCATCATCTCGTACATTCTGCAGCTCAAGGACCGCCACAACGGCAACGTCTTGATTGACAGCGAGGGCCACATCATTCACATTGATTTTGGCTTCATGCTGTCCAACTCGCCTGGCTCGGTCGGGTTCGAAGCCGCGCCGTTCAAGCTCACGCACGAGTATGTTGACGTCCTGGGTGGACTGGGGTCTCCGGACTACGACGACTACAAGAAAATGTGCAAGCAGGCTTTTCAGG CCCTCCGGCGGTCCGCGGACAACATCATTGAtctcgtcgccatgatgggcCGTGACTCCAAGATGCCGTGCTTCGCGGTTGGCGTCTCCCACGCAACAAAcacgctgcggcagcgcTTCCAGCTGCACCTGAGCGCCGATGAAGCTGAGCAGTTTGTGGAGACGGACCTGATAGCCAAGTCATTTGGCAGTTACTATACACGGCT TTACGACACGTTCCAATATCGCACTCAGGGCATATACTAG
- the PIK1 gene encoding 1-phosphatidylinositol 4-kinase (EggNog:ENOG503NTYJ~COG:G) produces MSWDLLQRFLDSDVFNSNPFLSVSYLSRYADHVGIHYVLCNKLRQFPYEDIEFFLPQLCHLIISVDNESMALEEFLLDLCEESVTAALLTFWLFQTYLHDLSSNPQAGAFQTCRRVYNKVQHIVFGLADTARHGKITENVLPVTVLSSFVLASVALPMIPQWAGPLAVAQARKPRPLGHETATEANDAPKPTRAQTVTAATSRSRRAKEVRKSSAPDVKGNASDTHLAAPRSSARHSTSPAPRSKTPTTDSKRPSALELKSLDARLSSASLPLPSPRPTTRPTTPVSAGISQRQREGSLNRRHSHHHKAIISVDDMPRIQKTRMLRSHYFRSQTQFLTALEGISNRLVIVPKAARMSALRAELALIARDLPAEIDIPVICPPTLVNGSPGKSRHHRIVRLNPAEATVLNSAEKVPYLMMVEVLRDDFTFDPDTPDNQRLLTTLAGGNGTSRRLFDLSSETPRLTHAVRTPPPEPVIDSVFEPTSGDLGSSALLTGEEESPTKYPARHHQPQSGQRLSSGATTSSTTLDAATPRTSGASRSRSSSPGGRRKMTLTLPRNAAADQPDFSALATHMRTASQMLAQLDATSGKRPKHEVAAIRAKIIASMQSLEEQSFEVDEHGPTFDTIIAKTNTGGVTPTDNPDLDADAPIDAALNASAGRERMENDIKTGGVQRRGDRDDPSAAVFGEAWEAKKERIRKSSPYGWMKNWDLVSVIVKTGADLRQEAFACQLIDVCHKIWVDAGVNVWVKRMRILVTGESSGLIETITNGVSLHSLKRSLTLASVESGQNPRQRIATLKDHFLKAFGQPDSKPYRAGVDAFKRSLAAYSIISYILQLKDRHNGNVLIDSEGHIIHIDFGFMLSNSPGSVGFEAAPFKLTHEYVDVLGGLGSPDYDDYKKMCKQAFQALRRSADNIIDLVAMMGRDSKMPCFAVGVSHATNTLRQRFQLHLSADEAEQFVETDLIAKSFGSYYTRLYDTFQYRTQGIY; encoded by the exons cctgctgcagcgcttcCTCGACTCCGACGTCTTCAATTCGAACCCCTTCCTCTCCGTGTCATACCTCTC GCGCTACGCCGACCATGTAGGAATACACTATGTGCTGTGCAACAAGCTGCGGCAGTTCCCCTACGAGGACATTGAGTTCTTCCTGCCACAGCTATGCCACCTCATCATCAGCGTCGACAATGAGTCCATGGCCCTCGAGGAGTTTCTGCTGGACCTCTGCGAGGAGTCGGTCACGGCTGCGCTCTTG ACATTCTGGCTCTTCCAGACTTACCTCCACGACCTTTCCTCGAACCCCCAAGCTGGCGCTTTCCAGACTTGTCGCCGAGTATACAACAAAGTTCAGCATATTGTGTTTGGCTTGGCGGATACTGCGCGTCACGGAAAAATCACGGAGAATGTCCTTCCGGTGACGGTTCTGTCCAGCTTCGTCCTCGCTAGTGTCGCGCTGCCAATGATACCGCAATGGGCTGGTCCTCTGGCGGTCGCGCAGGCCCGAAAACCGCGGCCTCTCGGGCACGAGACGGCCACGGAAGCCAACGATGCCCCGAAGCCCACGCGGGCCCAGAccgtgacggcggccacgtcgaggTCCAGGCGGGCCAAGGAAGTCCGCAAGTCCAGCGCACCGGACGTCAAGGGAAACGCGTCCGACACGCACCTGGCtgcgccgcgcagctcggcTCGCCActccacgtcgccggcgccgaggtccaAGACGCCAACGACGGACTCAAAGAGGCCATCCGCTCTGGAACTGAAGTCTCTCGATGCTCGACTGAGCTCCGCGTCCCTTCCGCTACCGTCTCCGAGGCCCACGACGAGACCCACGACTCCCGTGTCGGCTGGCATTTCCCAACGGCAACGCGAGGGTAGTCtcaaccgccgccactcgCACCACCATAAGGCAATCATCAGTGTGGACGACATGCCCCGAATAcagaagacgaggatgctGAGATCACACTACTTCAGATCTCAGACCCAGTTCCTCACGGCCTTGGAAGGCATCTCGAACCGCCTTGTCATTGTCCCCAAGGCTGCTCGGATGAGTGCTCTGCGCGCTGAACTGGCGCTCATCGCTCGCGACCTGCCCGCAGAAATCGATATCCCTGTGATATGTCCGCCAACCCTGGTAAACGGGTCGCCTGGAAAGAGCCGCCACCACAGGATCGTGCGGTTGAATCCAGCGGAAGCAACCGTCCTCAACAGCGCTGAAAAGGTGCCGTATCTCATGATGGTGGAGGTGCTGCGAGACGACTTTACTTTCGATCCCGACACCCCTGACAACCAGCGGCTGCTCACCACGCTGGCAGGCGGCAACGGGACATCTCGCCGTCTCTTCGACCTGTCATCAGAAACACCAAGGCTGACACACGCAGtacgcacgccgccgcccgaacCGGTCATCGACAGCGTGTTTGAGCCCACGTCGGGCGACTTGGGCAGTTCCGCTCTTCTTACTGGTGAAGAAGAGTCCCCGACCAAGTATCCTGCAAGGCACCACCAGCCACAGAGCGGCCAGCGACTGTCCAGTGGAGCTActacctcgtcgacaacgtTAGATGCGGCTACCCCTAGAACGTCTGGAGCTTCGCGATCCAGGTCAAGTAGCCCTGGTGGCCGTCGGAAGATGACTTTGACGCTCCCTCGCAACGCAGCTGCCGATCAGCCAGACTTTTCGGCATTGGCCACGCACATGAGGACCGCCTCCCAGATGCTGGCACAGCTCGACGCCACTAGTGGCAAGCGACCGAAGCACGAGGTGGCTGCCATCCGCGCCAAGATTATCGCCAGCATGCAGAGCCTGGAGGAGCAGAGCttcgaggtggacgagcaCGGCCCAACGTTTGACACGATCATCGCCAAGACCAACACGGGGGGCGTAACACCAACCGACAACCCGGACCTCGACGCGGATGCTCCCATCGACGCTGCGCTCAACGCCAGCGCGGGTCGGGAGAGAATGGAGAACGATATCAAGACAGGTGGTGTGCAACGACGCGGCGACCGGGATGACCCTAGCGCAGCCGTCTTTGGAGAGGCGTgggaggccaagaaggagcgcATACGCAAGTCCTCACCGTACGGCTGGATGAAGAACTGGGATCTTGTCAGCGTGATCgtcaagacgggcgcggACTTGCGGCAAGAGGCCTTTGCCTGCCAGCTCATTGACGTCTGTCACAAGATCTGGGTCGACGCGGGCGTTAACGTATGGGTCAAGCGGATGCGCATCCTGGTGACTGGTGAGTCGTCTGGCCTCATCGAGACCATTACCAACGGCGTCTCGCTCCATTCGCTCAAGCGCAGCCTGACGCTGGCCTCGGTGGAGTCGGGTCAGAATCCGCGGCAGCGCATCGCCACGCTCAAGGATCACTTCCTCAAGGCTTTTGGTCAGCCCGACAGCAAGCCGTATCGTGCCGGTGTCGACGCGTTCAAGCGATCGCTGGCTGCGTACAGCATCATCTCGTACATTCTGCAGCTCAAGGACCGCCACAACGGCAACGTCTTGATTGACAGCGAGGGCCACATCATTCACATTGATTTTGGCTTCATGCTGTCCAACTCGCCTGGCTCGGTCGGGTTCGAAGCCGCGCCGTTCAAGCTCACGCACGAGTATGTTGACGTCCTGGGTGGACTGGGGTCTCCGGACTACGACGACTACAAGAAAATGTGCAAGCAGGCTTTTCAGG CCCTCCGGCGGTCCGCGGACAACATCATTGAtctcgtcgccatgatgggcCGTGACTCCAAGATGCCGTGCTTCGCGGTTGGCGTCTCCCACGCAACAAAcacgctgcggcagcgcTTCCAGCTGCACCTGAGCGCCGATGAAGCTGAGCAGTTTGTGGAGACGGACCTGATAGCCAAGTCATTTGGCAGTTACTATACACGGCT TTACGACACGTTCCAATATCGCACTCAGGGCATATACTAG